In Cystobacter fuscus DSM 2262, one DNA window encodes the following:
- a CDS encoding serine/threonine-protein kinase, giving the protein MAHGVIDSICPEEPLVREVASGRFPEAEVARLFAHAENCPACGRLLMRSGGFEATGEVPTHVVPPPATPSIPAPEEVLPRGATVGRYMVLEKLGAGGMGVVYAAYDPELNRRLALKLLHAGSDQVERSGGQARLLREAQALARLSHPNVTSIYDVGTWEERVFIAMELVEGPSLRDWLKQGPRPWREVVEVFIAAGRGLAAAHAAGLVHRDFKPDNVLLGKEGRVRVLDFGLARQVSASTPAEAVSPPPVDVPWSELGQSPLNTPLTRAGLVIGTLAYMAPESYEGIFDARADQFSYCVTLYELLYGERPQGKSPGPPSTWRTPEPPRDARVPANVRRIVLRGLALEPEQRWPSMDALLGALGDTLPRRQRQWLAVGGLLALSLGVGLPLQLRSTAEPPCQGGARRLEGLWDGARKAALGQAFQATGKPNAEESWTRTAQVLDTYAGDWAAMHVEACEATRVRGAQSDAVLSLRMACLERRLQSLRALTDVYAHPDAALVDQAAKAASALPLIAGCANVEALQAPVLPPEDAATRQTVERLEVRLAEARALFDSGQFKPALERTRTLADDALALRYRPLQAEVLELRGALEEKAGDVVASESSLRQAVWAAEAGRHDEVIASASARLVRSAMLQAHFDQGREWAEHSRAVLERMGGDARIEAFVTNALGAILMREDKTADALENFRQVVALRQKVYSTEHPEVAAAYNNLGAAFTKAGRFPEAREALSHAQQLYSKTLGPHHLETGNALHNLGILAQKTADEEAAVGYFQGALEAREVGSQRETLDVAMTHATLGASYCHLRDHARCLSANERALDIRRKILGPEHTDVATSLVDVAGALHALGRLDEALEYYQRALRIAEAAEEPVPYQLINPLSGIGEVLLTQGKRAESLSYLQRALALAEKNEADEIWALSTVVEDLGDWYLKGGQHRQALQYYQRALALDEKRLSARHPALFGPLMGVAECQLALHAPAAARAALERALTLEPLSRVSASSLAHARFLLARALWEGGDAAQARQWALQAQKALLQEHKDSEASQVTAWLNAHAER; this is encoded by the coding sequence ATGGCTCACGGCGTCATCGACAGCATCTGCCCCGAGGAGCCCCTCGTGCGAGAAGTCGCCTCGGGACGTTTCCCGGAGGCGGAGGTCGCGCGGTTGTTCGCGCACGCGGAGAACTGTCCCGCCTGTGGCCGGCTGCTGATGCGCTCCGGCGGTTTCGAGGCGACGGGGGAGGTGCCCACGCACGTGGTGCCGCCTCCCGCGACCCCGTCGATCCCCGCGCCCGAGGAGGTGCTCCCGCGCGGCGCGACGGTGGGCCGTTACATGGTGTTGGAGAAGCTGGGCGCTGGCGGCATGGGCGTGGTGTACGCGGCGTATGACCCGGAGCTCAACCGCCGGCTGGCCCTCAAGCTGCTGCATGCCGGGTCGGATCAGGTGGAGCGCAGCGGCGGACAGGCCCGGCTGCTGCGCGAGGCGCAGGCCCTGGCGCGGCTGTCCCATCCCAACGTCACCTCCATCTATGACGTGGGGACGTGGGAGGAGCGCGTCTTCATCGCCATGGAGCTGGTGGAGGGGCCGTCGCTGCGCGACTGGCTCAAGCAGGGGCCGAGGCCCTGGCGCGAGGTGGTGGAGGTCTTCATCGCCGCGGGCCGGGGACTGGCGGCCGCGCACGCCGCGGGCCTCGTGCACCGCGACTTCAAGCCAGACAACGTGCTGCTGGGCAAGGAGGGGCGGGTGCGCGTGCTGGACTTCGGGCTGGCCCGGCAGGTCTCCGCCTCCACTCCGGCGGAGGCAGTCTCGCCGCCGCCCGTGGACGTCCCCTGGTCCGAGCTCGGCCAGTCGCCCTTGAACACGCCCCTGACGCGCGCGGGGCTCGTCATCGGCACCCTGGCCTACATGGCGCCGGAGTCGTACGAGGGCATCTTCGACGCGCGCGCGGACCAGTTCAGCTACTGCGTGACGCTCTACGAGTTGCTCTATGGCGAGCGGCCCCAGGGCAAGTCGCCGGGCCCTCCCTCGACCTGGCGCACGCCGGAGCCTCCCCGCGACGCGCGGGTCCCCGCCAACGTGCGGCGCATCGTCCTGCGGGGGCTCGCGCTCGAGCCCGAGCAGCGCTGGCCGTCCATGGACGCTCTGCTCGGGGCGCTCGGCGACACCCTGCCGCGCAGACAGCGCCAGTGGCTCGCGGTGGGAGGACTGCTGGCGCTCTCGCTCGGCGTCGGGCTGCCGCTGCAATTGCGGAGCACGGCCGAGCCGCCGTGCCAGGGCGGTGCCCGGCGCCTGGAGGGGTTGTGGGACGGGGCGCGCAAGGCGGCGCTCGGCCAGGCCTTCCAGGCGACCGGCAAACCCAACGCGGAGGAGTCCTGGACCCGCACCGCGCAGGTGTTGGACACCTACGCGGGCGATTGGGCGGCCATGCATGTCGAGGCGTGCGAGGCCACGCGCGTGCGGGGGGCGCAGTCCGACGCGGTGCTCTCGCTGCGCATGGCCTGTCTGGAGCGGCGGTTGCAGTCGCTGCGCGCCCTCACCGACGTCTATGCCCATCCGGACGCCGCGCTGGTGGACCAGGCGGCCAAGGCGGCCAGCGCCCTGCCCCTCATCGCGGGGTGCGCGAACGTGGAGGCGCTCCAGGCGCCCGTGCTCCCGCCGGAGGACGCGGCCACACGCCAGACGGTCGAGCGGCTCGAGGTGCGTCTGGCCGAGGCCCGGGCCCTCTTCGACAGTGGCCAGTTCAAGCCGGCCCTGGAGCGCACCCGGACGCTCGCCGATGACGCCCTGGCCCTGCGCTACCGCCCCCTGCAGGCCGAGGTGCTCGAGCTGCGCGGCGCCCTGGAGGAGAAGGCCGGGGACGTGGTGGCCTCGGAGTCCTCGCTCCGGCAGGCGGTGTGGGCCGCGGAGGCGGGCCGCCACGATGAGGTGATCGCCTCGGCTTCGGCCCGGTTGGTGCGCTCGGCGATGCTCCAGGCGCACTTCGATCAGGGCCGCGAGTGGGCCGAGCACTCTCGCGCCGTGCTGGAGCGCATGGGCGGGGACGCGCGCATCGAGGCCTTCGTCACCAACGCGCTGGGCGCCATCCTCATGCGCGAGGACAAGACGGCCGACGCGCTGGAGAACTTCCGCCAGGTGGTGGCGCTGCGCCAGAAGGTCTACTCCACCGAGCATCCGGAGGTGGCGGCGGCCTACAACAACCTCGGGGCGGCGTTCACCAAGGCCGGACGGTTTCCCGAGGCGCGCGAGGCGCTGTCGCACGCGCAGCAGCTCTACTCGAAGACGCTGGGGCCGCATCACCTGGAGACGGGCAATGCGTTGCACAACCTGGGCATCCTCGCGCAGAAGACCGCCGATGAAGAGGCGGCCGTGGGCTATTTCCAAGGAGCCCTGGAGGCACGCGAGGTGGGCTCTCAGCGCGAGACGCTCGACGTGGCCATGACCCATGCCACCCTGGGCGCGAGCTACTGCCACCTGCGCGACCACGCGCGGTGCCTGTCCGCCAACGAGCGCGCCCTGGACATCCGCCGCAAGATCCTCGGTCCCGAGCACACGGATGTGGCCACCAGCCTGGTGGATGTCGCGGGAGCCCTCCATGCCCTGGGCCGCCTGGACGAGGCATTGGAGTACTACCAGCGGGCACTGCGGATCGCGGAGGCGGCCGAGGAGCCGGTGCCCTACCAGCTCATCAATCCCCTGAGCGGCATCGGCGAGGTGTTGCTCACGCAGGGCAAGCGCGCGGAGTCGCTGTCCTACCTCCAGCGGGCGCTGGCGCTGGCGGAGAAGAACGAGGCCGATGAGATCTGGGCGCTCTCCACCGTGGTGGAGGATCTGGGCGACTGGTACCTGAAGGGGGGCCAGCACCGCCAGGCGTTGCAGTACTACCAGCGGGCGCTGGCCCTGGATGAGAAGCGGCTGTCCGCGCGCCACCCAGCACTCTTCGGACCGCTGATGGGCGTGGCGGAGTGTCAGCTCGCGCTCCACGCGCCCGCCGCGGCCCGCGCCGCGCTGGAGCGGGCCCTGACGCTCGAGCCGCTCTCCCGCGTCTCCGCCAGCTCCCTGGCCCATGCCCGTTTCCTGCTGGCCCGGGCCCTCTGGGAGGGCGGTGACGCGGCCCAGGCCCGCCAATGGGCCCTGCAAGCCCAGAAGGCGCTCCTCCAGGAGCACAAGGACTCCGAGGCCTCCCAGGTGACGGCCTGGCTGAACGCACACGCCGAGCGCTGA
- a CDS encoding M23 family metallopeptidase, giving the protein MSSPVIVCLWLRFARRLLPLALGLVALGAEARPSLSVQPRTAKPGDPVLITLRGFETPPTGTLDGRALRFFKARDTFQALVGLSVEQPVGTVDVKVVGPESAGGEPVELVERLQVVTPGYPERRLQVASKYIEPPESVKARLAEDQAALTAAFSQELSPLLFQRNFAWPRRKRITAHFGDRRSFNGKLQRQHFGTDIAGAMGAPIRAANDGVVVMTRDNYSEGNSVLVYHGGGLYTTYFHLSGFSVKEGAKVKQGQKLGVVGRTGRVTGPHLHWGVKIDGVWVDSETLLKLDFFAPP; this is encoded by the coding sequence ATGTCGTCTCCCGTGATCGTCTGCCTCTGGCTGCGCTTCGCGCGGCGCTTGCTTCCCCTCGCCCTGGGCCTCGTGGCTCTGGGGGCCGAGGCTCGTCCGAGTCTTTCCGTGCAACCGCGGACGGCGAAGCCTGGTGATCCCGTGCTCATCACCCTCCGGGGCTTCGAGACGCCCCCCACGGGCACGCTCGATGGACGTGCCTTGCGGTTCTTCAAGGCGCGAGACACCTTCCAGGCGCTCGTCGGGCTCTCGGTGGAGCAGCCCGTGGGCACGGTGGACGTGAAGGTCGTCGGCCCCGAGTCGGCAGGGGGTGAGCCGGTGGAGCTCGTCGAGCGCCTGCAGGTGGTGACGCCGGGCTATCCGGAGCGGCGGCTTCAAGTGGCGAGCAAGTACATCGAGCCTCCAGAGTCCGTGAAGGCCCGGCTGGCGGAGGATCAGGCCGCGCTCACCGCCGCTTTTTCCCAGGAATTGTCCCCCCTGTTGTTCCAGCGCAACTTCGCCTGGCCGCGGCGCAAGCGAATCACCGCGCACTTCGGAGACCGCCGCTCCTTCAATGGCAAGCTACAGAGGCAGCACTTCGGCACGGACATCGCGGGCGCCATGGGCGCTCCGATCCGCGCGGCCAACGATGGCGTGGTGGTGATGACGCGCGACAACTACAGCGAGGGCAACTCCGTGCTCGTCTACCACGGCGGGGGCCTGTACACGACCTACTTCCACCTCTCGGGCTTCTCCGTGAAGGAAGGGGCGAAGGTGAAGCAGGGGCAGAAGCTGGGCGTCGTGGGGAGGACGGGCCGTGTCACCGGCCCGCATCTGCACTGGGGCGTGAAGATCGATGGCGTCTGGGTGGATTCCGAGACGCTGCTCAAGCTGGACTTCTTCGCTCCCCCGTAG
- the alr gene encoding alanine racemase, giving the protein MSHARMLLVLVAPLFLLNCRAHPGTSVPRAHVSNAWVEINTKAFEHNLRTVKARLSDKTQLCAVMKADAYGHGIDLLIPSIVSLSVPCVAIASNEDAQRVRDGGFGGRLVRIRTATPQEVEDALPYALEELVGNLAHAKHISDIGQRHARTIPIHLDLNARGVGRNGLELSTARGKSDALELLKLPHLQLTGIMTQLPVEDREDVLRGLALFKEEAAWIIEQGHLDRGKLLLHCANSFATLDVPESHLDMVRPGGAIYGETMDAHPEFKQVMEVKTRVASVNAYPAGSTIGYDRTATLQRDSLLANIPMGYADGYRRDFSNQGHVLIRGRRHPVVGRISMNTFMVDVTEAPDVQPGDEVVLFGHQGVNAITQAELQQGAGTLIDELRMGWGRANPRVAKSE; this is encoded by the coding sequence ATGTCTCATGCTCGAATGCTGCTCGTGCTCGTCGCCCCGCTGTTCCTCCTGAACTGTCGGGCGCATCCGGGGACCTCCGTCCCCCGCGCCCACGTCTCCAATGCCTGGGTGGAGATCAACACGAAGGCCTTCGAGCACAACCTCCGCACCGTGAAGGCCCGGCTGTCGGACAAGACCCAACTCTGCGCGGTCATGAAGGCCGACGCCTACGGACACGGAATCGACCTCCTCATTCCATCGATCGTGTCCTTGAGTGTCCCGTGCGTCGCCATCGCCAGCAATGAGGACGCCCAGCGCGTACGGGACGGAGGATTCGGCGGAAGGCTGGTCCGGATCCGGACCGCGACGCCCCAGGAAGTCGAGGACGCATTGCCCTATGCGCTCGAGGAACTGGTCGGAAACCTCGCGCATGCGAAGCACATCTCGGACATTGGCCAGCGGCATGCCCGGACCATCCCCATCCACCTCGATCTCAACGCGCGGGGCGTGGGTCGCAATGGCCTCGAATTGAGCACGGCGCGAGGCAAGAGCGACGCGCTCGAACTCCTGAAACTCCCCCACCTCCAGCTCACCGGAATCATGACCCAGTTGCCGGTGGAGGACCGGGAGGATGTCCTGCGCGGACTCGCCCTCTTCAAGGAGGAAGCGGCGTGGATTATCGAACAGGGGCACCTGGACCGCGGCAAGCTCCTCCTCCATTGCGCCAACTCCTTCGCGACCCTGGACGTCCCGGAGAGTCATCTCGACATGGTCCGTCCCGGAGGCGCCATCTATGGGGAGACCATGGACGCGCATCCGGAGTTCAAACAGGTGATGGAGGTGAAGACCCGCGTGGCTTCCGTCAATGCCTATCCGGCTGGGAGCACGATTGGCTATGACCGCACGGCCACCTTGCAGCGAGACTCCCTGCTCGCGAACATCCCCATGGGTTACGCCGACGGCTACCGGCGCGACTTCTCGAACCAGGGGCATGTCCTCATCCGGGGACGTCGCCATCCCGTCGTCGGGAGGATTTCCATGAACACGTTCATGGTCGATGTCACGGAAGCTCCGGACGTCCAACCCGGTGACGAGGTCGTGCTGTTCGGCCATCAGGGCGTCAACGCCATCACCCAGGCGGAACTGCAGCAGGGGGCGGGCACGCTCATCGACGAGCTCCGCATGGGCTGGGGCAGGGCCAACCCCCGGGTGGCGAAGTCCGAGTAG